CGTTCATGTCCTCACGGGCGAAGGCGATCCGGGTGCGCTCAAAATCGATAACGCCCCTGCCCCAATCCTGATGGTCGGTCTGCAAGGCTCCGGTAAAACCACCACCACTGGTAAACTCGCCAAACGCCTGACCGAGAAAAACGGCAAACGCGTTCTCATGGCCTCGCTCGATATTTACCGTCCTGCCGCGCAACAACAACTCGCGATCCTCGGCACCCAAATTGGCGTTGATACCCTGCCCATCGTGGCTGGCGAATCCGCTGTTCAAATCGCCAAACGCGCAAAACAACAAGCCACCCTTGGCGGCTACGACGTCTATATGCTCGATACCGCGGGCCGCTTGCACATCGACGAAACTTTGATGCAAGAAGTCGAAGACGTGCGCAACGCGGTCAACCCGCGCGAAACGCTCCTCGTCGTTGACGGCCTCACAGGCCAAGTTGCGGTCGAAGTGGCCGAAGAATTCGACGCCAAAGTCGGCATTACCGGCGTTGTCCTCACCCGTATGGACGGCGACGGTCGCGGTGGTGCTGCTCTCTCTATGCGGGCCGTCACGGGCAAACCGATCCGCTTTGTCGGCCTCGGCGAGAAAATGGACGCGCTTGATACCTTTGAGCCTGACCGTATCGCGGGCCGCATTTTGGGGATGGGCGATATCGTCGCCCTCGTTGAAAAGGCCCAAGAAACCATCGAGGCCGCACAGGCCGAACGCATGATGAAACGGTTCCAAAAGGGCCAATTCAACATGAACGATCTCAAATCCCAACTTGAGCAAATGATTAAGATGGGTGGCATGGAAGGTATCATGGGGATGATGCCGGGCATGGGCAAAATGGCCAAACAGGCACAAGGCGCTGGTATGGACGACAAAGTCCTTACGCGTCAAATCGCACTGATCCAATCGATGACCAAAAAAGAGCGCGCCAACCCCGCCCTCCTGCAAGCGTCGCGCAAAAAGCGCATCGCCAAGGGTGCGGGTCTTGAAGTCTCCGACTTGAACAAACTTCTCAAAATGCAGCGCCAAATGGGCGACATGATGAAGAAGATGGGCAAGGGCGGCATGCTCAAACAGGCGATGAAAGGCATGTTTGGCAAAGGCGGTATGCCCGAGGGCATGGACCCCTCGCAAGCCATGGGTCAAATGGATCCAAAAGCGCTGGAAGCGGCGGCCAAGCAAATGGGCGGCAAACTTCCGGGTCTTGGTGCGCCGGGCGGCTTGCCCATGGGCCTCTCTGGTTTTGGGAAAAAGAAGTAAATGAACAAGGCGCCCGTCATAAAAACCAAACGGCTCGTTTTGCGGGGACATATCCTCGCAGACTTCGAACCGTTGCGCGCGTTTTTTGACACGGACCGCGCAAAGTTCGTTGGGGCGCCGATTTCCGATGCCCGTCTGTGGCAGGGCTTTGCCGCCGACGTCGGCGCGTGGGAGCTTTTGGGCATGGGCGGCTGGGCCATCACCCTGCCCGATGGCACGATGATCGGCCAAATCTCCGTGAACCAACCCAAGCATTTCCCCGAAGTCGAATTGGGCTGGATGTTGTTTGAGGGCCACAGCCGCAAAGGCTATGCCGCCGAAGCCGCGATCGCCGTGCGCGACTGGGCCGTTGCCAACCTTCCCCTGACGTCGCTGGTCAGCTACATCGACCCCGAAAACGGACGTTCCATTCTACTCGCCGCCAAGCTCGGCGCGCGTATCGACAACAAAGCAACAAAGCCCCAAAACGAAACCTGTTTGGTCTTTCGTTATAAGTTGGCTGCAGTCGACGATACCGACGGTTCTGTGGAGGCCTACGCGTGAAGAAAATCATATGCAAAACATATGCAATTCATATGGCAAACTCATCGCTGTTTTGGGGGGTCAAATGACCGATAATATCACCCGCGCCGCCGAGGTTCTAAAGTCGCATCGCGAGAGCATCGACCGCCTCGATGCCATCCTTGTTTATACTCTGGGCGAGCGGTTTAAACACACCCAAGCCGTGGGCGCCCTCAAGGCCGAACACGCGCTCCCGCCCTCCGATCCTACCCGTGAAGCGGCGCAAATCGCCCGCCTCGAAGATCTCGCAACAGAAGCAGATCTGGACCCCGAATTCGCTAAGAATTTCTTGAATTTCATCATTCAAGAAGTGATTCAACATCACAAAAAACATACTGAATAATCAAACAACCCCAGCCATAAGATGCTGGAAACAAATAAAACTTAGGAGACTACTACTATGGCTATGAAAATTCGCCTTGCCCGTGGCGGCAGCAAAAAACGCCCCTTCTACCGTGTTGTCGCAGCCGACAGCCGTATGCCACGCGATGGCCGCTTCATTGAGAAATTGGGCACATATAACCCCCTTCTCGCAAAAGACAGCGAAGAGCGCGTACAGCTCGACCTTGACCGCGTAAAACATTGGCTTGACCAAGGCGCGCAACCTTCTGACCGCGTAGCACGTTTCCTCGAAGCCGCTGGCGTTCTTGAAGCAAAAACACGCAGCAACCCTAAGCGCGCAATCCCAGGCAAAAAAGCCACAGAACGCGCCGAAGAAAAAGCCGCTAAAGCAGTAACAGCAGCCGAAGCTGCCGCTACACCAGCAGAAGAAGTATCTGCCGAGTAATCAAATAGTTAGGTCCAAATCATGCCCGAATTTTCAGACGAGTTTCGGCAAGACTTGGGCCAACTTTTTCGGTGGCGGCGCGATGTGCGCCGCTTCCGCACAGACCCCGTCGATCCCGCGTTAGTCGACCTCTGCCTCGCCAGCTTTTCGCTCGCCCCCTCGGTGGGATTGTCCGAACCTTGGCGGATCATAAAAGTACACAGCGCCCAAGCCCGCGCTGCCGCTTTGCAAAACTTTGAAATTGAAAACAAAAAAGCCCTTGAGGGTCAGGTCGATGACCGTGCGAAACTTTACGCAAGCCTCAAACTTTCCGGCATGAAAGACGCCCCCGTTCAACTGGCGATTTTCTGCGACGAGAGCACCGAAAAAGGCGCAGGTCTGGGCGCACAAACCATGCCGGAAATGCGCCGATATTCGGTTGTTTCGGCCGTTACGCAAATGTGGCTTCTTGCCCGTGCGCATGGTCTTGGCGTAGGTTGGGTATCCATCCTTGACGCCCCAAAACTTTGCGCCGAACTAGACGTGCCAAAAGACTGGCGACTCGTCGCTTTTCTGTGCATGGGTTGGCCCGAAGATGATATGGATAGCCCCGAACTTGAACGCGCTGGATGGGAACAAAGAGCTCCCCATTTGACCGTCGAAACCCGATAGGAGACCGCAGTGTCCAAAGACAAAATTTGTGTGGGTGCCTTTGCGGGTTCCTATGGCGTTCAGGGCGAAGTGCGCCTCAAGAGTTATTGCGCGGATCCCGCCGCCATCGAGACTTATGGCTTGCTCTCGTCTGAAGATGGCGAGATCGAATATATTGTTGGCATAACCCGCGCTGTAAAGAACGGATTTTCCGCCCGCGTCGAGGGTGTCTTCACCAAAGAACAGGCTGATGCGCTCACAAACACACTGCTTTATGTAGATCGTGACGTTCTTCCAAGCTTGCCGGATGATGAGTTTTATCACAGTGATCTCATTGGGTTAGATGTATTGGATACCGGCGGAACCCTCCTTGGTAAAGTCCAGAAGGTTGTCAACCACGGCGCCAGCGACATTCTTGAAATTGCGGGCCCAAATCTGAAGGCCACCGTCCTTATGCCCTTTACACATGCGGTGGTTCCGACCGTCGATCTGGCGTCTGGCCGCTTGATTGTTGACCCGCCCGAGGGCGTGTTTCCTGATGACGACTAGGATCATCATTCACGCAGGGTTTTACAAAACTGGAGCTACTTCGCTTCAGGCCTATTCTGAGCGAATCTCGGCCCTGTTTGGGGACCAAATTTTCTATTGCAGTCGCGACCAATTATCCGACGCTGCCATCGCGGCCCCGCAAAAGCACTCCTTGAATTACTCTGGATGCAGGAGGACAGTCTCCGTGCAAAACTTCCATCTGCACAGCAGCGAAAACACGGGCAACACGCTAAAAACAAGAGATATTTCATGACAATCCCACCAATGAAAAGAGCCCTCGCCACAAAGTCCCACGGCCGTTTGTCAATCAGCACGTCCCTGAAACCACGCGAATTGATGACGGACACCCCCCGCCTGAAGGGTGCGTGGACCGCCAAGATCGTCACGCTTTTTCCAGAAGTTTTTCCGGGGATATTGGGTGCATCTTTGACGGGGAAGGCCTTAAAGGAGGGGCTTTGGGCGCTGGAGACCATCGACTTGCGCAGTTATGGCGACGGACGGCACAAAAACGTCGATGACACGCCGTCAGGAGGGGGTGCAGGGATGGTATTGCGGGCCGATGTGGTTGGCAAAGCGCTTGAGCATGCGACACACGGCGTTCCAAAAGATCGCGCGCGCTGGCCTGTTATTTATATGTCACCACGGGGCAAGCCGCTTACGCAAGCGATGGCCCAGAAATTCGCACAAGCCGAGGGAATGACCATCCTGTGTGGACGGTTTGAGGGCGTGGATGAACGTGTTTTGGAGCATTATGAAATCGAAGAGGTGAGCCTTGGGGATTTCGTTTTAACCGGTGGTGAAATTGCCGCCCAAGCCATGATTGACGCTACGGTGCGGTTGCTGCCGGATGTCCTTGGAAATCACGTGTCGACCGAAGAAGAGAGCTTTTCAAACGGCCTGCTAGAACACGCGCAATACACGCGTCCTGCGATTTGGGAAGGCCATGAAATCCCAGCGGTCCTCACCTCTGGCAACCACGCGAAAGTTGAAAAATGGCGCCACGAGCAGTCGGAAAAAATTACACAAGAACGGCGTCCAGACCTATGGGAAGCCTACCAGAAACGGCCTAAATGACGGGTGCCCTAAGCGTGGAAGACCTTGACATGCCTAGGCTTTCCTTCCCCTATTGAAACACAGAAACTCATTTAGGGAGAACTCAAATGGAATTTGTAGCCGCCTATTCGACCGCGATACTTTCGCTCCTCGTGTTTGTTCTAATTGTTTTGGTTCAAGGCGCAATGGTGGGGGCCGCCAAGGCATCGGCCGCGCTCACACCCGGAAGTTCACCCAAGGCCGACTACGAGACCGCGTTGTATCGCCTCGATCGTTCGCACCAAAACGGCGTGGAGAACTTGGCCGCCGCGGCGATTGCGTTGTTTTCATGCATACTCGTTGGCGCCCCAAGTTGGTGGGTAAATCTATTGATGGTCCTCTTCCTTTTGGGCCGCATCGTTTACGCGCTGATCTACTTGAGAAACGTGGGAAAGCAGACGCAAGGCATCCGAACAGGGGTTTATGTCTTTAGCTGGGCAATGATCGTCATCCTATGCTGCATGGCAATTTTGTCCCTTATTTAACGGGGCTTTCCTTAGGTCTCCGCAGGCAACTTTGTGGTCGCTTGGGGCTTGCCCCTAGGCCTTTTTGCGCCTATACCGCGCAGACTTGAGATGAGAAAACTGGGTGGATGATTCTGTTTGGGTTCTTGTTTCAGGTACTAGGGGCTATCCCTAACGCGGGGCGCGTCAAACCAAACATTCTTCTGTTTGGGTGTTATGTGCATCAACCGCTTGTGGGCCACCTCTCAAAGGAATGACGATCTTATCTCTGGCGGGCTGATTTTTCGGGACCCGGTGAACGACCAAGAGCACTTAGACCGCACAAACTTCGTGGAAAAAACCGCGAGCATTTATGGAGTAAATCAGATGAACCTGATTGCACAATTGGAAGCTGAGCAAGTCGCAAACCTTGCAAAAGACATTCCAGATTTCAAAGCGGGTGACACTATCCGCGTTGGTTACAAGGTAACCGAGGGCACGCGCTCTCGTGTACAGAACTACGAAGGCGTTTGTATCGCCC
This Falsihalocynthiibacter arcticus DNA region includes the following protein-coding sequences:
- the ffh gene encoding signal recognition particle protein — its product is MFENLSERLGGVFDRLTKQGALSEDDVKTALREVRVALLEADVSLPVARDFVKAIQDKATGQAVTKSITPGQQVVKIVHDELVHVLTGEGDPGALKIDNAPAPILMVGLQGSGKTTTTGKLAKRLTEKNGKRVLMASLDIYRPAAQQQLAILGTQIGVDTLPIVAGESAVQIAKRAKQQATLGGYDVYMLDTAGRLHIDETLMQEVEDVRNAVNPRETLLVVDGLTGQVAVEVAEEFDAKVGITGVVLTRMDGDGRGGAALSMRAVTGKPIRFVGLGEKMDALDTFEPDRIAGRILGMGDIVALVEKAQETIEAAQAERMMKRFQKGQFNMNDLKSQLEQMIKMGGMEGIMGMMPGMGKMAKQAQGAGMDDKVLTRQIALIQSMTKKERANPALLQASRKKRIAKGAGLEVSDLNKLLKMQRQMGDMMKKMGKGGMLKQAMKGMFGKGGMPEGMDPSQAMGQMDPKALEAAAKQMGGKLPGLGAPGGLPMGLSGFGKKK
- a CDS encoding GNAT family N-acetyltransferase; this encodes MNKAPVIKTKRLVLRGHILADFEPLRAFFDTDRAKFVGAPISDARLWQGFAADVGAWELLGMGGWAITLPDGTMIGQISVNQPKHFPEVELGWMLFEGHSRKGYAAEAAIAVRDWAVANLPLTSLVSYIDPENGRSILLAAKLGARIDNKATKPQNETCLVFRYKLAAVDDTDGSVEAYA
- a CDS encoding chorismate mutase, yielding MTDNITRAAEVLKSHRESIDRLDAILVYTLGERFKHTQAVGALKAEHALPPSDPTREAAQIARLEDLATEADLDPEFAKNFLNFIIQEVIQHHKKHTE
- the rpsP gene encoding 30S ribosomal protein S16 encodes the protein MAMKIRLARGGSKKRPFYRVVAADSRMPRDGRFIEKLGTYNPLLAKDSEERVQLDLDRVKHWLDQGAQPSDRVARFLEAAGVLEAKTRSNPKRAIPGKKATERAEEKAAKAVTAAEAAATPAEEVSAE
- the bluB gene encoding 5,6-dimethylbenzimidazole synthase — its product is MPEFSDEFRQDLGQLFRWRRDVRRFRTDPVDPALVDLCLASFSLAPSVGLSEPWRIIKVHSAQARAAALQNFEIENKKALEGQVDDRAKLYASLKLSGMKDAPVQLAIFCDESTEKGAGLGAQTMPEMRRYSVVSAVTQMWLLARAHGLGVGWVSILDAPKLCAELDVPKDWRLVAFLCMGWPEDDMDSPELERAGWEQRAPHLTVETR
- the rimM gene encoding ribosome maturation factor RimM (Essential for efficient processing of 16S rRNA); this translates as MSKDKICVGAFAGSYGVQGEVRLKSYCADPAAIETYGLLSSEDGEIEYIVGITRAVKNGFSARVEGVFTKEQADALTNTLLYVDRDVLPSLPDDEFYHSDLIGLDVLDTGGTLLGKVQKVVNHGASDILEIAGPNLKATVLMPFTHAVVPTVDLASGRLIVDPPEGVFPDDD
- the trmD gene encoding tRNA (guanosine(37)-N1)-methyltransferase TrmD: MTIPPMKRALATKSHGRLSISTSLKPRELMTDTPRLKGAWTAKIVTLFPEVFPGILGASLTGKALKEGLWALETIDLRSYGDGRHKNVDDTPSGGGAGMVLRADVVGKALEHATHGVPKDRARWPVIYMSPRGKPLTQAMAQKFAQAEGMTILCGRFEGVDERVLEHYEIEEVSLGDFVLTGGEIAAQAMIDATVRLLPDVLGNHVSTEEESFSNGLLEHAQYTRPAIWEGHEIPAVLTSGNHAKVEKWRHEQSEKITQERRPDLWEAYQKRPK
- a CDS encoding MAPEG family protein, whose translation is MEFVAAYSTAILSLLVFVLIVLVQGAMVGAAKASAALTPGSSPKADYETALYRLDRSHQNGVENLAAAAIALFSCILVGAPSWWVNLLMVLFLLGRIVYALIYLRNVGKQTQGIRTGVYVFSWAMIVILCCMAILSLI